The region GGTCTCGACGGTGCCGCGTGCGAGGCTGAGCTCTGTCGCCAGTGCGCGCACCGCCGGCACCCGCTGGCCGGCGCGCAGATGGCCCTGGGCGATGGCAGTCTTGAAGCGTTGACATATCTGCAGGTAGATCGGCAGTTGCAGCGTGCGATCGACGCTGAGTTCCAAGGAGGCGGGAGCAGTTTTCATGGACCAGTCGCTTTTACATTTTTTAAACAATGCGGGATGACAAGATAGTCGCATACTGCAGACCGACAAGCCACGGCAGTGCGACGTTGATGGAGAAATTCCAGGTAAAAATAAAGCCGCTGGTAGTGCAAAAGATCAATAAACTACGATACGGCAATCATTTTTCTTTGCAGCATGTACAGGATTGTTTAGAGTAGCTGCATTGCACCAATCGCCTTCCATTACAGCCACCGATCTGATCTCTTCACCGTCCGGCCATGATTCCAGCGTCCCCCGCAGCAGCAGCTCACGCCCACCGCGCCTCCTTGAAGGTGAAGGCCGCGCCCGCTTGCGCCCATGACGGACGACATCCATGATGCACGAACACCAAGGCCTGGCCAGTCGGGTGATTGCCGCTCGCGGCAAGATGCCATTGCTTCTGCCGGCTGAAACTGCGGGCATCACGGGCTTCAGCCATCACTATTTCAGCGTGGCACAGCAACCGCTTGCCCTGCAGGCGCAAGCCTGGAGCGAACGCGTCAGCGGCCTGCTCGACACGCCGGTGTCGCGCACCCAGCGCCAGCAAAGCTTCGCCGGCGAAATGGATTCGTATGTCTTCAAGGACATGATTTATCTGGACTGCCGCACCGACCCGCTGGCGCAGTCGCGCACGCTGGCCAAGATCTCGCGCGACAACGTGCGCGATTTCGTCTTCCACGTGGCGGTGGAAGGCGTTATGGAAACCCTGACCGAGGCCCGTCGCGAACGCAAGTCAATGCAATTCGTGCCGGGCATCCTGGTGCTGGACATGGGCCAGCCGATGCGCATGCTGCGTCCGACTTATGCGCACGTCCTGGCCTTCTTCCTGCCGCGCGCCACGGTGGAAGCGAAAATCGCCGACGCCGATTCGCTGCATGGCAAGGTGCTGGCCTACACGTCGCCGCTGACGCGCCTTTTGCTGGCGCGCCTGATGGCGCTAAGCAGGGACTTGCGCGGCATGCCGGCGCCGGCGGCGGAAGAAGCCATCCGCGCCTGCGTCGATCTGCTGCTGGCTGCGTTCGGCAAGCGGCAGCGCCTCGACAGCAGCGCCCGCGCCGCCGCACAGTCGGCGATGCGCAGCCAGATCCAGCGCTACGTCCAGGCACGGCTGTATCACAAGGATCTGTCACCGGAAAGCGTGCTGCGCGCCTTCGATCTGTCGCGCCCGACCTTGTATCGCATGTTTGAAAGCGAAGGCGGCCTCGGCACCTACATTCGCAATTGCCGCCTGCGCGAAGCCGCCGAAGAACTGGTCGGCATGCGCCAGACCGCGGTCATGGAGATCGCCTACGGCCTGGGCTTCAGCAGCGCCTCCGACTTCACGCGTGCGTTCCGCCGCGCCTACGGCATGACGCCGCTGGATTTTCGCGCACTCGGGCTTGATCTGCGCCGGGCCTGACGCAACTCATCTGGCGATGGCGCAGCCGTGATCGAGCAAGACTTCGGCGCTGCCGAACTCGGCGCGGTCGAAATTGACCGGCATGTTGATCAGGTAAAAACCCTCGGCGCCATCGTCGAAACGCGCGCCCGTCAGCAACAATGACTGCGCGCCCATCGCGTTGGCGGCATGCGCGCTGCGCAGGGCCGCCAGCTTGAACGGATCCTTGCTCTGCAAGGCGTCCGCCTCCAGCCGCATGACCCAGTAACGATGGCCTTCGATCATGAACGGCATCCATTTCCCCAAGGGATCGCGCCGATGCGCGCGCAACAGATCCGGCACGTCGCGCCGCATGCAGTCGATGTGGATATGCAGTTGCAGCTGGCTGCGCGCGGCGGCCGAATTGACTTCAAGGCCCAGTTGCGATGGCTCCAGCGGCCGCCCCAGCGCAGCGCCGACGCGACCGCGCTGCTCCCAGGCATAACGCCAGTAATTGGGCGCATCGTCTTTCAGCAACTCGCGGCTTTCGATGCCGGCCAGGCGGATGGTCGGGATCAGCAGGTACTGCGCCGCGCCGACGATGTCCTTGAGGATCACGAAACCCCGTTCGCGATCGACCAATGCGCATGGCTTCGGATCGCCGGCATTGATGCTATTTGGCAGGCACTGCGCGCTCGCGATCTGCCACAGCGCGTCGGGATTGGCGGCGCATGCCGGTGCGGCCGTTGCGAACAGCAGGGCGAGTAGCGGGAGAAAGATGCGCATGATCGATGTCGGTTGGTCCGGTTAAGCTTACGCGGTGAATATGTCGCCGCCGTTACACCGGGGCGATTCGCGACGACGCCCGGCGATGCAAGATCATAACCGCTGCTGCAAGACAGCGCCGCCTGCGCTACATTGGAGCTTTGCCACCCGCCCTACGGAGCCGCCATGCAAGCCATCCCGACGATTACCCTCAAGAACGGCGACCGCGTTCCTGCCCTCGGCCAGGGCACCTGGAACATGGGCGAGTCGGCCGCGCGCGCCGCCGATGAAGTGCGCGCGCTGCAGCATGGCATCGATCTCGGCATGACACTGATCGACACCGCCGAGATGTACGGCGACGGCGGCGCCGAAAAGGTCGTCGGCAAGGCCATCGCCGGCCGCCGCGACGACGTCTACCTGGTCAGCAAGGTGCTGCCTTTCAACGCTTCGCGCGCCGGCACGGTCAAGGCCTGCGAAGCCAGCCTCAAACGCCTGCATGTCGAACGCATCGATCTCTACCTGCTGCACTGGCGCGGCACGCATCCGTTTTCCGCCACCATCGAAGCGATGGAAACCCTGATCGACCAGGGCAAGATCGGCGCCTGGGGCGTCAGCAATCTCGACAACGACGACATGCACGAACTGCTGGCGCTGGACAACGGCGCCAATGTGCAAGTCAACCAGGTGCTGTACAACCTGTCGCGGCGTGGCATCGAGTTCGACCTGCAGCCCTACTGTGCGCAACAGGGCGTGGCGATCATGGCCTACTCGCCTATCGAGCAGGGCCGCATCCTCAAGGAAGCCGCGCTGGTCGCCGTCGCCAAACGCCACGGCGTCACGCCGGCCCAGGTCGCGCTGGCGTGGACGCTGCGTCATCCGGGTGTGATCTCGATTCCCAAGGCATCGACGGTGCAGCACGTGCAGGACAATCGCGCCTGTCTTGACCTCAGGCTTGATGCGGCCGATCTTGCCGGACTCGACAAGGCATTTGCACCGCCGAAGAAGCGCCGTCCGCTGGAAATGCTGTAGGCGAATTCAAAAGCAAGCGCCGGAGTGTTGTCGTCGCCTTGCCCTCTTACACTGCGTCTGCAATCGTGCAACCCAAGAGGATGAGGCAATGCATACCGCAGCAGACCACAATAATTCCATCGCCCGGCGCGCCGCTGCGCTGGACTGGCAGGACATCTGCACCGAACTCAACGAACACGGCTGTGCGCATCTGCCCGGCTTGCTGCAAGCGCAGGAATGCGAAGCGCTGATTGCAGACTATGCGCGCGACGACCTCTATCGCAGCCGCGTGGTGATGGCGCGTCATGGTTTCGGCCGCGGCGAATACAAGTATTACCGTTACCCGCTGCCGGATCTGATCGGCGCGTTGCGTGATGCCTTCTATCCTCATCTCGCACCGCAAGCCAACCGCTGGAATGAAGCGATGGGCATCGATATCCGCTATCCCGCCGCACACGCAGACTTCATCGCGCGCTGCCACGCCGCCGGACAATTGCGGCCGACGCCGCTGATCCTCAAATATGGGAGCGGCGACTACAACTGCCTGCACCAGGACTTGTACGGCGAACACGTATTCCCGATCCAGATGGCGATCCTGCTGTCGGAGCCGGGACGCGATTTCAGCGGCGGCGAATTTGTCATCACGGAACAGCGCCCGCGCATGCAGTCGCGCGCCGAAGTGGTGCCGCTGCGTCAGGGCGATGCACTGCTGTTCGCGGTCAATGAGCGACCGGTGTCTGGCACGCGCGGCTACTATCGCGTCAAGATGCGCCATGGGGTAAGCCGCTTGCGTTCGGGCGAGCGCTACACGATGGGCGTGATTTTCCACGACGCGCTGTAGACGTAAAAAAAGCGCCTCCGTTTTTCAGCGGAGGCGCCGTGTTGCTACGGGTGCTTCACATGCCGCTCAAGCCGATTTGATATTGTCCGGCGACAGCGGAATCTTGCGCACGCGTTTTCCCGTTGCTGCGAACAGGGCGTTCGCCACCGCCGGCCCCACCAGCGCCGTGGCCGGTTCGCCGATGCCGCCCGGCTTCTCGGTGCTCTTGACCAGCGTGACGTCGATGCGCGGCATCTGCGACATGCGGATCACCGGATAGTCATGGAAGTTGGTCTGCTGCACGCGGCCCTTGTCGAGCGTGATCTCCGAACCCAGCACCGACGACAGGCCGAAGGCGATGCTCGACTCGATCTGCGCTTCCACCGTGTCGGGATTGATCATGCGGCCGAGGTCGGCGGCTACCCACATCTTGTGCACGGTGATCTCGTTGTCCTTCACCGAAATCTCCGCCACCTGCGCCATGTAGGTGTCGTAACCTTCCATCAGGGCGATGCCGTGGCTGCGGCCTTTCGCCAGCGGCTTGCCCCAGCCGGCCTTGGTCGCCGCGATCTTCAGCACATTGGCAAAACGCGGCTGCTTGTCCAGCAGCGCCAGCCGGTACTGATAGGGGTCCTTCCCTGCGGCGGCGGCCAACTCGTCGATGAAGCTCTCGTTGGCGAAAGCGTTGAGCGCATGGCTGACCGAACGCCAGTAGCCGACGCGCAGGCCGCTGTCGTGTTCGATGAGTTCCTGCGTCATGTTGGGGATGTCATAGCCGACCACCGCCGCTTCCGCCATGAAGGGGTCGAGTGCGCCCTTGGGCAGGCCGAAGGCGCGCTGGGTCACCGACTGCGAAGTCAACTGGAAGGTCAGCGCCACCGGCTTGCCGGAGGCATCGAGTCCGGCAGCCATGCGATGGAACGCCATCGGCCGGTAGAAGTCATGCGTGGTGTCGTCCTCGCGGCTCCACAGCAGCTTGACCGGTTTGCCGACCGCTTTGGAAATCTGCGCCGCCTGCACCGCAAAGTCGTATTCCAGACGACGGCCGAAACCGCCGCCGAGGAAAGTAGTCTTCACCGTGACGTCTTCCGGCTTGAGGCCGACCGCCGCCGCGACATTGCCTTGCGTGCCCTGCTGGAATTGCGCCGGACCGATCACCAGGCATTTGCCGTCCTTGTAGTCGGCAGTGAAATTCTGCGGCTCCATCGTTGCATGCGCCAGCAACGGCGACCAGTATTCGGCCTGCATGGTCTTGGCCGCGCTCTTCATGGCGGCGCCGGCATCGCCGGTTTTCTTGATCGGCGTCGGCGCGTCCTTGGCGTTGCGGATGCCCTCCATCATCGACGCGTTGTCGATGGCGGCGCCTGCACCTTCGTCCCAGGTGACGGTCACGGCTTCGCGCGCTTTCTTGGCATGCCAGTAACTGTCGGCCACCACCGCTACGCCGTCGCGGATCTGCACCACGTCGATCACGCCAGGCATTGCCTTGGCCTTGCTCGCGTCAAAACTGACC is a window of Herbaspirillum hiltneri N3 DNA encoding:
- a CDS encoding helix-turn-helix transcriptional regulator, with the translated sequence MMHEHQGLASRVIAARGKMPLLLPAETAGITGFSHHYFSVAQQPLALQAQAWSERVSGLLDTPVSRTQRQQSFAGEMDSYVFKDMIYLDCRTDPLAQSRTLAKISRDNVRDFVFHVAVEGVMETLTEARRERKSMQFVPGILVLDMGQPMRMLRPTYAHVLAFFLPRATVEAKIADADSLHGKVLAYTSPLTRLLLARLMALSRDLRGMPAPAAEEAIRACVDLLLAAFGKRQRLDSSARAAAQSAMRSQIQRYVQARLYHKDLSPESVLRAFDLSRPTLYRMFESEGGLGTYIRNCRLREAAEELVGMRQTAVMEIAYGLGFSSASDFTRAFRRAYGMTPLDFRALGLDLRRA
- a CDS encoding CDP-diacylglycerol diphosphatase, translated to MRIFLPLLALLFATAAPACAANPDALWQIASAQCLPNSINAGDPKPCALVDRERGFVILKDIVGAAQYLLIPTIRLAGIESRELLKDDAPNYWRYAWEQRGRVGAALGRPLEPSQLGLEVNSAAARSQLQLHIHIDCMRRDVPDLLRAHRRDPLGKWMPFMIEGHRYWVMRLEADALQSKDPFKLAALRSAHAANAMGAQSLLLTGARFDDGAEGFYLINMPVNFDRAEFGSAEVLLDHGCAIAR
- a CDS encoding aldo/keto reductase, translating into MQAIPTITLKNGDRVPALGQGTWNMGESAARAADEVRALQHGIDLGMTLIDTAEMYGDGGAEKVVGKAIAGRRDDVYLVSKVLPFNASRAGTVKACEASLKRLHVERIDLYLLHWRGTHPFSATIEAMETLIDQGKIGAWGVSNLDNDDMHELLALDNGANVQVNQVLYNLSRRGIEFDLQPYCAQQGVAIMAYSPIEQGRILKEAALVAVAKRHGVTPAQVALAWTLRHPGVISIPKASTVQHVQDNRACLDLRLDAADLAGLDKAFAPPKKRRPLEML
- a CDS encoding 2OG-Fe(II) oxygenase, encoding MHTAADHNNSIARRAAALDWQDICTELNEHGCAHLPGLLQAQECEALIADYARDDLYRSRVVMARHGFGRGEYKYYRYPLPDLIGALRDAFYPHLAPQANRWNEAMGIDIRYPAAHADFIARCHAAGQLRPTPLILKYGSGDYNCLHQDLYGEHVFPIQMAILLSEPGRDFSGGEFVITEQRPRMQSRAEVVPLRQGDALLFAVNERPVSGTRGYYRVKMRHGVSRLRSGERYTMGVIFHDAL
- a CDS encoding xanthine dehydrogenase family protein molybdopterin-binding subunit, with amino-acid sequence MTTTRRDFLKVTALAGGGFTLGVSLPGAVSESQAAGTLHTPNAWVHIADDNTITLISARSEMGQGVYTSMPMLIAEELGVDIRKVKVEIAPVGEVYTNALLGGQLTGGSTSVRDGWEKLRVAGAQVRTMLITAAAQKWNIDAATLKAGDGKVTGPGGRKATYGELADAASKLPVPKDVVLKDPKDFKIIGKPTKRLDTPRKVNGTAVFGIDVKLPGMVYASLEQCPVIGGKVVSFDASKAKAMPGVIDVVQIRDGVAVVADSYWHAKKAREAVTVTWDEGAGAAIDNASMMEGIRNAKDAPTPIKKTGDAGAAMKSAAKTMQAEYWSPLLAHATMEPQNFTADYKDGKCLVIGPAQFQQGTQGNVAAAVGLKPEDVTVKTTFLGGGFGRRLEYDFAVQAAQISKAVGKPVKLLWSREDDTTHDFYRPMAFHRMAAGLDASGKPVALTFQLTSQSVTQRAFGLPKGALDPFMAEAAVVGYDIPNMTQELIEHDSGLRVGYWRSVSHALNAFANESFIDELAAAAGKDPYQYRLALLDKQPRFANVLKIAATKAGWGKPLAKGRSHGIALMEGYDTYMAQVAEISVKDNEITVHKMWVAADLGRMINPDTVEAQIESSIAFGLSSVLGSEITLDKGRVQQTNFHDYPVIRMSQMPRIDVTLVKSTEKPGGIGEPATALVGPAVANALFAATGKRVRKIPLSPDNIKSA